DNA from Rhinatrema bivittatum chromosome 1, aRhiBiv1.1, whole genome shotgun sequence:
CTCGGCCAGGGCACGATGGCGGTGGCGGATTTCCACTACACCACCGGCATCAGCAGCGGCTTCAAGGTTTACATCCTGGAAGGTAGGTGGAGCCCCAACCCCCCCGGCGCTGGCTTTCACCCACTTCCTGGGACGCTTTCTTGCTTTTTCTTGGTGGGGATAAGACCGCCAGAGCTTTATTTCTCCCCTTTATCTTCTGTCCATCCTTCATCCCTGGGAGCCACCAGTACGcttcaccccacccccctccccaaacccggGGCACGTGCGCGATCCCCAGCGCCCGTCGCCTGCCGAACGCGATCTCCAGCGCCGTAGGATAAATCCCCATCCGGAACCCCAAGAGTCTGAATGCCCGGCCCATGCCTTCTCCCCGGGAGCCTCGGGCAAGACGAAGCCTCCTCGTCTCCCTCGCAGGCGCTGACTGGCAGGAATGCATTTGACAGCAATGGAGCTTTCTAGGCTTCGGGCACCGTGCGGAAAACAAAAGCCAGGGGCGACCGAAACCGCAGGAATCCCAAACTAAGCAAAGAAAGCGTGCCGCGAGCGAGTATGTAAAGGCAGGCAGAAAATCAGCTTTCCTGcaaccaaaaaaccccaaaacaaaacactattgagagagagagaaatatgcaCCTAGAGCTGGCACACAAAGATTAAACAGAAAAGCACGTCTGTGAAACGATCCGTGCTAAGCATGTTTTTACTTGCCCCTAAGCCCTCGCTTTGagtctgtatttatttaaatcttttatgtatagggagaaataacctagtggttagagcactagggtaaaaaccagggaagccagggttcaactACTACTGCTGCTCCCTGTGACCCCACGCAACTCCACCCTCCAACGCcacaggtacaaatttaggaccCGTTTGCACAGTATTTTTCTcatagacccagaatgggagaaaagctgtaGTAAGTAGATCCTTTAGATAGAAAGCCCTGTGGGGACAGAGAAACACCTCCTATTCCTAAATGTAATTGACCTTGAGCTACCAAACAAAAagcatgagatatatatatatatatatatataaattatatatatatatatatatatatatatatatatagttacaattttattgcatttataatGAACTTATACAAAACATGGTGCAATTTTTTTGTGATGAGGCAGATGACTGTACACATGGTGAGCACAAATCCCTTATTTCTATTACTGTGACAGCCATATTTGAATATAACTCTCAGATGTTTTTGTGGGGTTTCTGCATGGCTTCGAAAAATGCCTTCGTCCACAGTTTGATTTCTTGATGTAAGACACAGTGCCAGTAAATACTTTGGAAAAGAAGCTACATTCACTGATGTGTGAGAATGGAGAAGCCATGAGCTGGTGCCCCAGCTATCAATGAATCACTttggggttttggggttttttttaagctttctgCAATCCTTTCAGCAGCTCCTGAGAGTAGCCATTGCTTGGAGAGTAACCTTGCACAGGATGCCATGCTGTAGTGCCATTTAATTGGTAGGTGCAGTGACATCACAGCTGGTATGAACCAATCAGATGCAGTAAAACTGTGATATAATTTATTGCTGGTTACATAGTTTCAGGAAAACCTCAGGAGGGATTTTAAAGTCACCAGGCCTATGTTccattcttttttctctcttctgtggAAACTCTTTGACACACAGCTCGCATAATTAACTTGCCATTTTCTTGACCCCCTTGTATTCTCTTTGTCTTCTCAAATCTCCTTTTTTCTCCTAATCCAGACTATTTCTTAGAATAGAACATTTATATCTTTTGGGAATAAAAGGCATGCATCTTTTAATTAAGGCAGCAcccattttgttttgggggcATTTTGCCCAGCAGCCACCTCTTGCTCCTGTGGGCTTCCAGCTCCATTTGAGTCATCCTCTGTTGGGCTATGGCCCCCATGGGCAATCATTTGTAATTAGACATGGGTTTTCTAATGTTTTATAATCTCCCATCTAGCCCAGCCAATGAGGGATCGGTCCTTGGCCAGGGGCCCCAGTCTGTGGCTCCTTTTGAAATCTGGTACACATGTACCCTGAGTCTGGCCAGTAGGCATTACCGTTATGCACTGGTTGAGACTCCCTACCCCCAGTGGTTGTGAATagtgcctctgcagcattcctaGTCCCAGCTGACCCTGAAATCAAACCCAGATCTTCCCTTCACTTGCTCTCTGGGTGTCTGTGCTGTATACCCACTTTATATGTAGCACTGTGACACCTGCATCGGGCAGTGGTAATGAGCagcacatcagtttacataattTCATAACAGTAGGAGGAGTGTTTAGTATCATCTGAATAAGAAGCAGGTGTTTTTACAAACATAAATActgatatcacctcaggaaacaaAACCAAtagaataaggggggggggggggcagggtatcTGTTACATGTATTACCCTCTATTTGTTTACAGGTCAACCAAGCCTGAAGTCAGAGGAGCGGTTCCACCCTGTCTGCAGCCACAGGATCCCCATTTATCCAGTCAAGAGGAAGCTGAGCCCTGAAAGGCGGGGACTAAGTCGCTCCCTGGAGTCACGGGCTCTGAAGATGAGGAGGTCCCCACCACCCCTCTCTGTGTAAGTAGGTGCTCAACACCAGAGCTGTCAAAAGGATCCTTACTACACTCCACCACCTCAGCGCGATCCAGGGCTAAGGCCTGGATCACATCACGTACTGCATGAGCACTACTGTGATGTCATAAATCACATCACAGACATTTTAGATTTATACAGTACTATAATATCAAATTACCTGTACTATGATATCATAAATCACATCACATGCTAAGCAGGAGCAATACTATGATATCATATATGACATCATGCATACAGGAAGAGCCAGTCAGATAGCAATGTGTGTCCAAGGTAATTTCTGATAGCTTCTATCTTTTTGATTTATAGGCTTGATTTAGAACAGGGTATATTTTTTCCAGAATATAACttaaatatataatttattcAAATGCTACTAAACacttatttaatttcttttattgctAATATGTTGCCTTTTATAATTTTAGTCCATTGATGGATGCTCACGCTCTTGTTTGTATGTCCTGAACAGACAGCACAAATTAAGCAGAAATGTTTACTTTCTCTTCGGATATTTTCTGATTACAGCGAAACACCGCATTCCGGGGCAAAGCTCCATGATACCGTGGCAAAGCCAGCAGAGGTCCCTGTGCAAAGCCCCCTCCAGCAGGTGGCCCTGGAGCAGGCCCTGCACCACTGTCTCCCAGATACAGAACGTCTGTCCACCACCCATCCACAGGCCTCACTACTGCTGCACCATAGAGACAGTGCCCCAGAGCCAAAGCAGCCTAACGAGGAGCCACTTGCACTGATAAAGAAAATGCATAGCATGGCAAAACCTGACAGTGCAACCACCAGACCTCTGTCTGCTGCCATTTTACAGCAGGTACAAACgattctaatccccggctctgtcacttgCTCTGTCTTTCTGATcttgggggagtcactttatctctctgttCCTCAATTCTAATACATTGCCCTATCACTTACTCTCTGCatgtgacctcaggggagtcactttatttCCCTGGGCCTCATTTCGAATCCCTGGTTCTTTCCTGTAATTGGAGAAATATATTGT
Protein-coding regions in this window:
- the LOC115096743 gene encoding transcription cofactor vestigial-like protein 4, producing the protein MAVADFHYTTGISSGFKVYILEGQPSLKSEERFHPVCSHRIPIYPVKRKLSPERRGLSRSLESRALKMRRSPPPLSVETPHSGAKLHDTVAKPAEVPVQSPLQQVALEQALHHCLPDTERLSTTHPQASLLLHHRDSAPEPKQPNEEPLALIKKMHSMAKPDSATTRPLSAAILQQMRPSVITCVSNQTKTSLQQPLTAPQTRTHYSALSCQQVSKTGYNILTSDCDPGVEEHFFRSLGRPYVAPDSAGSFSIAGCVDDHFSKALGSRWLLIRAAASSSPPSSPTCQTTDAS